From the Cucurbita pepo subsp. pepo cultivar mu-cu-16 chromosome LG05, ASM280686v2, whole genome shotgun sequence genome, one window contains:
- the LOC111795332 gene encoding CLK4-associating serine/arginine rich protein-like, whose protein sequence is MWHEARRSERKVHDMMDAARKRAQRRAVFLAKRRGDPQQSIQVVGTRCRVYRDDGLYQATQDQQGLIPWNGKQDVMIDRFDGRALLDFIREPGSRHIRTQEKSEEEEELEEFVNFQRYRDLIKHRRRGFNDEDGLQHVNQEMEAKVSAPFVSDRSQQPQPPAASTKGSYSQVGFSYEADGKEESNSDADDNASDDEDDEDEDEEVFNSDDSNDEGMEVMAKEFGVKRYGWLVYMDKKAKEEEKRQKEIIKGDPAIRKLSRKERRKASQMEREREREAARVTGTRVLHHDPYRESRRSPTYDAYPRSRRSRSRSHSPSHSRRHSRGHSDDVHRNKPRTPKIEFITEFGGPGESKEPRLEGLSPPQSPPSQPDMLNRPSSGRILEALHIDPASGMTLDNEKSSRAVKPSVSTSSALAKLTKASSSGGPLKLGEKKETPQERLKRIMSQQLNKQIKKDTAAEMAKKREQERQRLEKLAETSRLNSHRRRSRSRSYSRSPRRRYRRSRSRSRSRGSRRYYSRSRSRSRSRSRSHSRSHSRSHSRSPSYSRSPRVRSRTRY, encoded by the exons ATGTGGCACGAGGCAAGGAGATCCGAGAGGAAGGTCCACGACATGATGGACGCTGCTCGGAAGCGAGCTCAAAGACGCGCTGTGTTTCTTGCCAAACGTCGTGGCGATCCTCAACAATCCATCCAGGTCGTTGGTACTCGGTGCCGCGTCTACCGTGATGATGGTCTCTATCAAGCAACTCAGGACCAGCAAGGCCT GATTCCTTGGAATGGAAAGCAGGATGTTATGATTGACAG ATTTGATGGACGTGCTTTGCTTGATTTCATACGAGAACCTGGATCTCGACATATTCGAACACAAGAAAAAtctgaggaagaagaggagttAGAAGAGTTTGTTAATTTTCAGCGTTATCGAGATTTAATTAAGCATCGGCGTCGAGGAT TTAATGATGAGGATGGTTTACAACATGTGAATCAAGAAATGGAGGCCAAGGTGTCTGCTCCATTCGTATCGGACAG ATCTCAGCAACCACAGCCTCCAGCTGCTTCCACCAAGGGGTCATACTCACAAGTGGGATTTTCGTATGAGGCGGATGGGAAGGAGGAATCAAATTCAGATGCAGATGATAATGCTagtgatgatgaagatgatgaggaCGAGGACGAGGAGGTTTTTAACAGTGATGACAGTAATGATGAAGGAATGGAGGTAATGGCAAAAGAGTTTGGTGTAAAAAGATATGGTTGGCTTGTTTACATGGATAAAAAGGCtaaggaggaagaaaagaggcAAAAGGAAATAATCAAAGGCGATCCTGCAATA AGGAAGCTAAGTCGcaaggaaagaaggaaagcATCTCAAATGGAACgggaaagggaaagagaagCTGCACGAGTTACTGGTACCAGAGTCCTTCATCATGATCCTTACCG AGAATCTAGACGAAGTCCAACTTATGATGCTTATCCACGTTCTAGAAG ATCAAGGTCCAGATCACATTCCCCATCACACTCAAGGCGTCATTCTCGAGGGCATTCTGATGATGTTCATCGGAACAAACCAAGGACTcccaaaattgaatttatcaCCGAATTTGGAGGCCCTGGAGAAAGCAAGGAACCAAGGCTAGAAGGACTATCTCCACCACAATCTCCTCCATCTCAGCCTGATATGTTAAACCG GCCATCATCTGGTCGTATACTCGAGGCATTGCATATTGACCCAGCGTCTGGCATGACACTTGATAATGAAAAGAGCAGCAGAGCGGTAAAACCATCAGTAAG TACGTCGTCAGCACTTGCAAAGTTAACTAAGGCAAGTTCTTCCGGGGGACCTTTAAAGCtgggagaaaagaaagaaactccCCAAGAACGACTTAAGAGGATCATGAGTCAACAACTTAATAAACAAA TTAAGAAAGATACAGCTGCGGAAATGGCTAAAAAGAGAGAGCAGGAGCGCCAGAGACTGGAAAAACTGGCAGAAACCAGCCGATTAAATAGCCATCGGCGTCGGAGCCGCAGCAGAAGCTACAGTCGTTCACCACGAAG AAGATACCGTCGGAGTAGAAGTAGGAGTAGAAGTAGAGGTTCTCGGAGATATTATTCTCGGTCTCGGTCTCGATCTCGATCTCGTTCTCGTTCTCACTCTCGAAGCCATTCTCGCTCACATTCCCGTTCACCTTCTTATTCCCGGTCACCAAG GGTAAGGAGCCGTACGAGGTATTAA